The following coding sequences are from one Musa acuminata AAA Group cultivar baxijiao chromosome BXJ2-4, Cavendish_Baxijiao_AAA, whole genome shotgun sequence window:
- the LOC103982297 gene encoding NAC domain-containing protein 75-like, whose amino-acid sequence MNSSSIGSVSSSSLIDAKLREHPVCGSIRCPSCGHKLDRNLGWVGLPAGVKFDPTDQELIEHLEAKVKEEGSRSHPLIDEFIPTIEGEDGICYTHPEKLPGVTRDGLSKHFFHRPSKAYTTGTRKRRKIQSESDLHRGETRWHKTGKTRPVMVNGTQKGCKKILVLYTNFGKHRKPVKTNWVMHQYHLGELEEEKDGELVVSKVFYQIQPRQWSDKSAAAVEGMSQRRDSEVLSKRDEYLYSSMGRHQHVKPDNFSFAPFAEGFNEVAVGEASDEHAEHERHVRLPPPPPYHHVARQQQQQWRMATATAAFHSRRPPMNPISKFVPTPLQQTSIVLEDPYQVPRMLLQPDKFLQQKLDHHRSTSGLEELIMSCTSAGIKGETSTPISQETAWQYSYWSPANPDHHG is encoded by the exons ATGAACTCGAGCTCTATAGGTTCAGTCAGCAGTTCCAGCCTCATCGACGCAAAGCTCCGAGAGCACCCGGTGTGTGGATCCATACGCTGTCCTAGCTGCGGCCACAAGCTCGATCGGAATCTG GGCTGGGTTGGGTTGCCTGCCGGAGTAAAGTTCGATCCGACAGATCAAGAGTTGATAGAGCACCTAGAAGCGAAGGTTAAAGAAGAAGGTTCAAGATCCCACCCCCTGATAGATGAGTTCATACCCACAATTGAAGGCGAAGATGGCATCTGCTACACCCATCCTGAGAAGCTCCCAG GGGTGACAAGGGATGGCCTGAGCAAGCACTTCTTCCACAGGCCATCCAAGGCCTACACCACAGGAACAAGGAAGAGAAGGAAAATCCAGTCAGAGAGTGACCTTCATAGGGGTGAGACCAGGTGGCACAAGACAGGGAAGACGAGGCCTGTCATGGTCAACGGGACGCAGAAGGGGTGCAAGAAGATACTGGTCCTGTACACCAACTTTGGGAAGCACAGGAAGCCTGTGAAGACCAACTGGGTCATGCACCAATACCACTTGGGGGAGTtagaggaggagaaggatgggGAGCTCGTGGTATCGAAGGTGTTTTACCAGATCCAGCCGAGGCAGTGGTCAGATAAGAGTGCAGCAGCCGTGGAAGGGATGAGCCAAAGAAGGGATAGTGAGGTTCTTAGCAAGAGAGACGAGTACCTGTACAGTTCCATGGGGAGGCACCAGCACGTGAAGCCTGATAACTTTAGCTTTGCTCCTTTCGCAGAAGGTTTTAATGAG GTGGCCGTGGGAGAGGCGTCAGATGAGCATGCAGAGCACGAGCGCCATGTTagactaccaccaccaccaccgtatCATCATGTGGcccgacagcagcagcagcaatggcGGATGGCAACCGCTACTGCGGCTTTCCACAGCAGAAGGCCGCCTATGAATCCCATCTCCAAGTTTGTCCCGACTCCGCTGCAGCAAACGTCGATCGTTCTTGAAGACCCGTATCAAGTCCCGAGGATGCTTCTTCAACCCGATAAATTTCTG CAACAGAAGCTGGACCATCATAGATCTACATCTGGCCTGGAAGAACTGATTATGAGTTGCACCTCAGCTGGAATTAAAGGA GAGACCTCAACTCCAATCTCTCAAGAGACAGCATGGCAGTACTCATACTGGTCTCCTGCCAACCCGGATCATCATGGGTGA